The following proteins come from a genomic window of Heyndrickxia acidicola:
- a CDS encoding spore germination protein translates to MPAFLGGVQILNVSGTAGVHFGDSAYLSPKSSSLTTNGAGGGNEGAFVTSNNCVSTNNTIDTSIAEQPITANN, encoded by the coding sequence ATGCCGGCTTTTTTAGGAGGCGTTCAAATCTTGAATGTCAGCGGAACCGCTGGGGTCCATTTCGGAGACTCCGCCTACCTCTCCCCTAAATCATCAAGCTTAACTACAAATGGAGCAGGCGGCGGAAATGAAGGGGCTTTTGTTACAAGCAACAATTGCGTCAGCACAAATAATACTATTGATACAAGTATTGCGGAACAGCCAATTACAGCAAACAATTAG
- a CDS encoding aspartyl-phosphate phosphatase Spo0E family protein: MLKILLPKDLVDEIEQLRHSMMVLGLQKGLNDPETIKTSQELDKLINLTLRNGLEAS, encoded by the coding sequence ATGCTAAAAATACTTTTACCAAAAGACCTAGTTGATGAAATTGAGCAATTAAGGCATTCCATGATGGTTTTAGGACTTCAGAAAGGGCTCAATGATCCTGAAACGATAAAAACCAGCCAAGAATTAGATAAACTAATAAATTTAACGTTGAGAAACGGTTTAGAAGCATCTTAA
- a CDS encoding aspartyl-phosphate phosphatase Spo0E family protein, producing MTILFETVKLKNQIIQLRKKLINVTKKKGSNHPETIKYSRDLNKLIDQFQSLTLN from the coding sequence ATGACTATTTTATTTGAAACAGTCAAATTAAAAAACCAAATTATTCAATTACGAAAAAAACTAATAAATGTGACGAAAAAGAAGGGTTCAAACCATCCAGAAACCATAAAATATAGCAGAGATTTAAATAAGCTTATTGATCAATTTCAATCCTTAACCTTAAATTAA
- a CDS encoding site-specific integrase: protein MKVDEGTFQPLTDEEIRLLLSAPDEREYSQFRDKVAMYLMLDTGMRVHEVFTLEVSEVDIKIRSIILPAKKNKNRIPRILPLSNEVVKMLMELIEENIKYRLTPWRSYSQFIFYIEKKRKRQRFFNCAFFR, encoded by the coding sequence ATGAAAGTTGACGAGGGCACGTTCCAGCCTTTAACAGACGAAGAGATTCGGCTGCTGTTAAGTGCGCCAGATGAAAGAGAATATTCACAGTTCCGAGATAAGGTTGCTATGTATTTAATGCTTGATACGGGAATGCGAGTTCATGAAGTATTTACTTTAGAAGTAAGCGAGGTTGATATTAAGATTCGATCGATTATATTACCAGCTAAGAAAAATAAAAACCGAATACCAAGGATTCTGCCTTTATCTAACGAGGTTGTTAAAATGCTAATGGAGTTGATTGAGGAAAATATCAAATATAGGTTAACGCCCTGGCGAAGTTACTCTCAATTCATATTTTATATAGAAAAAAAGCGTAAACGTCAACGTTTTTTTAACTGTGCCTTTTTTCGGTAA
- a CDS encoding GNAT family N-acetyltransferase, which translates to MDALLHSEMISLTSITEADLPILLQWYRDTEFLRLFDALPASPRTESSLKEWIKHTTDSHNGYLFGIRRNTDQQLLGFVELDRILWNHRVCGLAIAIGDKDHRGKGLGQHALELVLTFVFDELNLHRVQLTVFDYNTRAIKLYEKLGFKHEGRYRDFIQRNGERYDMHLYGLLQHEWEKSISN; encoded by the coding sequence ATGGACGCATTATTACACTCTGAGATGATAAGCTTGACCTCAATTACAGAAGCTGACTTGCCTATTCTATTACAATGGTATCGGGATACTGAGTTCCTGCGGCTATTTGATGCCCTCCCTGCTTCTCCCAGAACAGAAAGCAGCTTGAAGGAGTGGATTAAACATACCACTGACTCTCATAATGGTTATTTATTTGGAATAAGAAGAAACACTGATCAGCAGCTGCTTGGTTTTGTAGAGCTGGACCGAATTTTATGGAACCACAGGGTATGCGGACTGGCTATTGCCATTGGCGATAAAGATCATCGCGGGAAAGGTCTTGGACAGCATGCACTTGAGCTGGTTCTTACATTTGTATTTGATGAGTTAAATTTACATAGAGTTCAACTAACCGTATTTGACTATAATACACGCGCCATTAAACTCTATGAAAAGCTTGGATTCAAGCATGAAGGCAGATACCGCGATTTCATCCAGCGTAATGGAGAACGTTATGATATGCACTTATATGGTCTCCTGCAGCATGAATGGGAGAAATCCATTTCCAATTA